A genome region from Schlesneria paludicola DSM 18645 includes the following:
- a CDS encoding 3-keto-disaccharide hydrolase, producing MHRYWKFSVVILCFVAASPLMSQEKRRQKVAYQNAKDAGPDFQIQGEYIGKLGDQPVGTQVIAKGEGKFESVTFIGGLPGAGWNGEEKLRATWETKDGITKASGDGYEATISNGVITVKHSGRTDELKRLHRESPTLAKSAPDGAIVLFNGTSVDQWEPGDLQENGLMGVGGPGGTRTKQAFENFTLHLEFRTPFMPMESGQSRGNSGMYLGDQYECQILDSFGLEGADNECGGIYKNSKPKVNMCFPPLSWQTYDVDFTCAKFDAEGKVVSPARVTIKHNDVVIHDNLELAVTPGGGRSDQKPGPLFLQNHGDPVRFRNIWLVEKK from the coding sequence ATGCATCGGTACTGGAAATTCTCGGTGGTCATCCTCTGTTTCGTTGCGGCTTCACCCCTCATGAGCCAGGAAAAGCGTCGTCAAAAAGTGGCCTATCAAAATGCGAAAGATGCTGGACCCGACTTTCAGATCCAAGGCGAATACATCGGAAAGCTGGGCGATCAACCTGTCGGCACTCAGGTGATCGCGAAGGGTGAAGGAAAATTTGAATCGGTCACTTTCATTGGCGGTCTTCCCGGCGCAGGCTGGAACGGCGAAGAAAAATTGCGAGCCACGTGGGAAACGAAAGACGGGATCACGAAGGCCAGCGGCGATGGCTATGAAGCGACGATCTCCAATGGTGTGATCACCGTCAAACACAGCGGACGAACCGACGAACTGAAACGACTTCACCGTGAATCGCCCACGCTCGCGAAATCGGCTCCTGATGGCGCAATCGTGCTGTTCAATGGAACCAGCGTCGATCAATGGGAACCCGGCGACCTGCAAGAAAATGGACTGATGGGTGTCGGTGGGCCGGGTGGTACGAGGACAAAGCAAGCGTTCGAAAACTTCACGCTGCATCTCGAATTCCGGACACCGTTCATGCCTATGGAGAGCGGCCAGAGCCGCGGTAACAGCGGCATGTACCTGGGTGACCAGTACGAATGCCAAATTCTGGATTCATTTGGACTTGAAGGCGCCGACAACGAATGCGGCGGGATCTACAAGAACAGCAAGCCCAAAGTGAATATGTGCTTTCCGCCGCTGAGCTGGCAGACGTATGACGTTGATTTCACCTGCGCAAAGTTTGACGCCGAAGGCAAAGTTGTCTCACCGGCACGTGTCACGATCAAACACAACGACGTCGTCATTCATGACAATCTGGAACTGGCCGTCACCCCCGGCGGCGGGCGTTCGGATCAGAAACCTGGTCCGCTCTTCCTGCAGAACCACGGCGACCCCGTGCGTTTCCGCAATATCTGGCTGGTCGAGAAGAAGTAA